A genomic window from Klebsiella quasipneumoniae subsp. quasipneumoniae includes:
- a CDS encoding DNA-binding transcriptional regulator yields the protein MRDDGATEYKTVRGLSRGLLLLKLLNKFDGGATPGLLAEFSGLHRTTVRRLLETLQEEGFVRRSRSDDSFRLTINVRQLSDGFRDEHWISALATPLLGELLREVQWPTDITTLDVDAMVVRETTHRFSRLSFHRAMVGRRLPLLLTASGLTWLAFAPDAERDAILSMLAARPEAEYQLAREPERLAAILARTRQNGYGENFRGWRQEEKIASIAVPVCSQQRVIGCLNLVYIASAMTIEQAAQKHLSALQRVAGQIEARMEDEEVWYEMP from the coding sequence ATGCGTGATGATGGGGCCACTGAGTACAAAACGGTGCGCGGATTAAGCCGGGGTTTATTGTTATTAAAATTGTTAAATAAATTCGACGGCGGCGCGACGCCCGGCCTGCTGGCGGAGTTTAGCGGCCTGCATCGCACCACCGTGCGCCGGCTGCTGGAGACGCTGCAGGAGGAAGGTTTTGTCCGCCGCAGCCGCTCCGATGACAGCTTTCGTCTGACCATTAACGTCCGCCAGCTGAGCGACGGATTTCGTGACGAACATTGGATTTCTGCCCTCGCCACGCCGCTGCTCGGGGAGCTGCTGCGCGAGGTCCAGTGGCCGACGGATATCACCACCCTCGACGTCGACGCCATGGTGGTGCGCGAAACCACCCACCGCTTCAGTCGGCTGTCGTTTCACCGGGCGATGGTCGGACGGCGACTGCCGCTGCTGCTCACCGCCTCCGGTCTGACGTGGCTGGCCTTTGCCCCCGACGCGGAGCGCGACGCCATTCTCAGCATGCTGGCCGCCCGTCCGGAAGCGGAGTATCAGCTGGCTCGCGAACCGGAACGGCTGGCGGCGATCCTCGCCCGCACCCGCCAGAACGGCTATGGCGAAAATTTCCGCGGCTGGCGGCAGGAGGAGAAAATCGCCTCTATCGCTGTGCCGGTCTGCAGCCAGCAGCGGGTCATCGGCTGCCTCAACCTGGTCTATATCGCCAGCGCCATGACCATTGAGCAGGCGGCGCAGAAGCATCTCTCCGCGCTGCAGAGGGTGGCGGGCCAGATAGAAGCCCGCATGGAGGATGAAGAAGTGTGGTACGAAATGCCCTGA